The Haloplanus sp. GDY1 genomic sequence ATCGCCGACGCTGATCGCCTGGTAGTGGATCCGCGCGCAGTACTCGACCATCATCGACACCTCGAACGCGTCCTCTGCGGTGTCGCCGACGGCGAGGGTGCCGTGGTTCTGGAGGAGACAGGCGTCGTAGTCCGTCCCCATCGTCTCGGCGGCGAGTTCGCCGAGGGCCTCGCTTCCCGGCTCCTCGTAGCCCGCGACGGGGACCTGATCGCCCGCGAAGGCGATGAGGTAGTGGGAGGCGGGGATCGGCTCCCCGAGTGACGCGAAGGTGCTGGCGTAGGGGGAGTGGGTGTGGACCACCCCGCCGACCGCCTCCCGCTGGCGGTAGACCATCGCGTGCATCGGCGTCTCGCTCGAGGGCTCCAGGTCGCCGTCGACCTGCTCGCCGTCGAGCGTCACCAGCGGGACCCGCTCCGGCGTGACGTCCTCGTAGGGGACGCCGGAGGGGCTGATGGCGACCGTCTCGCCGTCCCCACACCGCTGGCTCACGTTGCCGCCCGTTCCCTTGGTCAGCCCCTGGTCGAGCATCTTCCGCCCGAGGTCACCGACCGTCCGCCGTTCCGCAGCGTACTGTAGCTGGTCCGTCATCGTGGCGTAGTCGTCGGCGGGTCTTCGGCGGCCCCCCTCCTGAGTCCTTCGACGGCGACGTCGCGGGTCGAGGGGGCGACCGCACCGGCGAGCCACGCCACCGGCCCGTAAGAAAACCCTTAGTACGGTCCCTCGGGTAGGCGGAGCCATGCTCTGGGAGAATACCGACCACTCCGCGAGCGAGGCGACGCTCCAGTACACGATGGAGCCGAAAGAGTTCGAGAACCGGTTTCTCCCGTACGACGTGCTGACGAACCTCGCGCACGTGACGATGCTGCACCGGCAGGGCTTTCTCACCGAGGGCGAACTCGCGGACCTCCGCGAGGCCCTCACCGACCTCTACCACGAGGCCGACGAGGTGGAGGGCGAGGACGTCCACACCTTCGTCGAGGAGCGGGTGACCGAGCGGACCGAGGCGGGCAAGAAGATGCACCTCGCCCGGTCGCGCAACGACCAGATATTCGTCGACACGCGCCTGTTCATGAAGGACGCGACCATCGACCTCGCCCACCGGCTCCTCGAGTTCGTCGCCGCGCTCGATGCGTTCGCGGCGGAGAAGAACGTCCTGATCCCGGGCTACACCCACCAGCAGCAGGCGATGCCCTCCTCGACGGGGCTGTGGGCGTCGAGTTACGCCGACGCGCTCGTCGACGACCTGAGGTCGCTGCGGGCGACCTACCGCATCGTCGACTCGAACCCCCTCGGCGCCGCCGCGTCCTACGGCACCAGCCTCGACATCGACCGGGATCTGACGACGGAACTGCTGGGCTTCTCGACGAAACAGCACAACCCCATCTACTGCTCGAACCGCGGGAAACAGGAGCTACAGCTGCTCCAGACGCTCGATCTGGTGATGCTCGACGTGCAGAAACTGGCCGAGGACCTCATCAACTTCTCCGAGGATCAGCAGTTCTTCGAGTTGCCCGAGGAGTACTGCACGGGCAGCAGCATCATGCCCCAGAAGCGCAACCCCGACATCCTGGAACTCGCGCGGGCGAAAGCCGAGGAGGTGTCGGCGGGCAAGGAGACAATCCGGCGGATCATCGGCAAACTCCCGAGCGGCTACAACCGGGACAGCCAGCAGACGAAAAAGCACCTGATCGAGGGGATCGACACGGTTCGGGCGACCCTCGACATCCTCACCCCGCTGATCGAGGCGCTGGAACTCTCCGACGAGTTCACGGTCGACGAGGGCATCTTCGCCGCCTACACGGCCAATCGGAAGGTCCAAGAGGGGATGGCCTTCCGCGACGCCTACCACGAGGTCAAGGAGAGCGAGGAGTACGAGGTCCACGACGACGTCGCCGACCCGGTCCGCCAGCCGCTCGACGACCTCCCGGCGTTCTGGGACGACGAGCGCGAGGCGTTCGACGCGATGTCGGAGCGGCTCCTGACCGCGAGCGCGGAGTGACCGCTACAGCGTGGGTTCGTCGTCCGACTCGTTGCGGATGGCGGGGTCCTGCTGGTCGTCGACGACCTGCGTGAACAGGTCCTCGTCGGCCGTCTGATTCGGCGATTCGTCGGTCGTGTACGCCGACACGCCGAGCGAGAGCAGTTCCTCCACGGCCTGATCGCGGTTGATGAACTCCCCCTCCTCGACGAGCTGGTTGATCTCGATGTCGACGTCGTCCGGCAGCGAAACTTCGGCGGTTGGCATATCGCTCACTGGGGCGTCCTCTATGTTAAAAACCCGGTTTCGGCGAGGTCGATCCGTCTCCGTCACGATTCCCGTTTCGTCGACCGACTGCGGACGCCCCGAACACGTTCGCCCCGACGCCGAGGTGGCGCCGGCCCGTAGGGACGCACATGTCGACCGTTCCCGGCGACATCGACACGGATCGCCAGCCCCCGCTCTCGATTCCGCTCCGGCACTTCGTGGTCGCGCTGGGGTTCCTGCTCTCCGGCGCGGCGCTCGGCCTCGCCGACGCGCTCGACGCCGCGCCGGGGCTCGCCCGCGCCGCGCACCTCCACCTGCTTTTCGTCGGGTTCGTCTGTCTCACCATCGCCGGCGCGATGACGCAGTTCGTCCCCGTGTGGTCCGGAACGGCGCTTCACTCCCGCCGGCTGGCGCGGGCGCAACTGTGGCTGGTCGCCGTCGGCCTCGTCGGCCTCGTCGTCGGCTTCCTGGGCGGCCGGGTGACGCTCCTCGCTCCCGCCGGCGCCCTCGTCCTCACGGGGTTCTGGACGCTCGCGTACAACGTCGGCCGGACGCTCGCGACGGCGCGTCCGCTCGACGTGACCGAGCGCCACTTCGCCGTGGCGCTCGCCTTCTTCGTCGCCCTGACCCCGCTCGGTCTCCTGCTGGCGGCGAGCTTCGTCGTTCCCCTCTTCGCGACCCTGCCGGTCACCCGGGGCGGCGTCGTCGCGGCCCACGCCACCCTCGCCGTCTTCGGCGCCGTC encodes the following:
- a CDS encoding class II aldolase/adducin family protein, which codes for MTDQLQYAAERRTVGDLGRKMLDQGLTKGTGGNVSQRCGDGETVAISPSGVPYEDVTPERVPLVTLDGEQVDGDLEPSSETPMHAMVYRQREAVGGVVHTHSPYASTFASLGEPIPASHYLIAFAGDQVPVAGYEEPGSEALGELAAETMGTDYDACLLQNHGTLAVGDTAEDAFEVSMMVEYCARIHYQAISVGDPIVLPDEEVDRLRSMFESYGQQ
- the argH gene encoding argininosuccinate lyase; translated protein: MLWENTDHSASEATLQYTMEPKEFENRFLPYDVLTNLAHVTMLHRQGFLTEGELADLREALTDLYHEADEVEGEDVHTFVEERVTERTEAGKKMHLARSRNDQIFVDTRLFMKDATIDLAHRLLEFVAALDAFAAEKNVLIPGYTHQQQAMPSSTGLWASSYADALVDDLRSLRATYRIVDSNPLGAAASYGTSLDIDRDLTTELLGFSTKQHNPIYCSNRGKQELQLLQTLDLVMLDVQKLAEDLINFSEDQQFFELPEEYCTGSSIMPQKRNPDILELARAKAEEVSAGKETIRRIIGKLPSGYNRDSQQTKKHLIEGIDTVRATLDILTPLIEALELSDEFTVDEGIFAAYTANRKVQEGMAFRDAYHEVKESEEYEVHDDVADPVRQPLDDLPAFWDDEREAFDAMSERLLTASAE
- a CDS encoding DUF7120 family protein; the encoded protein is MPTAEVSLPDDVDIEINQLVEEGEFINRDQAVEELLSLGVSAYTTDESPNQTADEDLFTQVVDDQQDPAIRNESDDEPTL